Proteins from a genomic interval of Rhinoraja longicauda isolate Sanriku21f chromosome 16, sRhiLon1.1, whole genome shotgun sequence:
- the cyp26a1 gene encoding cytochrome P450 26A1 has product MVLFTLCATFFCTFVLPLSLFLAAVKLWEIYCISGRDRACGSPLPPGSMGLPFLGETLQLVLQRYKFLKMKVRKYGHIYKTHLFGSPTVRIMGAENVKQILLGEHKLVSVQWPASVRTILGAGCLSSLHDAEHKQRKRVILKAFSREALENYMPVMAEEIRGGLRRWLENGSCVLVYPEMKRLMFGIATRILLGFEPSQTNPRTQHELIEAFEEMIRNLFSLPIDVPFSGLYRGLKARNVIHAKIEENIRRKVARRETAGQFKDALQLLIEHSEQSDQPMQLQELKESATELLFGGHETTASTATSLVSFLALQPEVVQKVRRELQEQGLLCSDVKENKPITIEVLDQLKYTGSVIKETLRLSPPVPGGFRVALKTFVINGYQIPKGWNVIYSICDTHDVATNFSNKEEFNPDRFMEGCPEKDACRFSYIPFGGGSRSCVGKEFAKILLKIFTLELVRNCDWQLLNGPPMMKTNPTVYPVDNLPTKFTPFTVKSDLLTTN; this is encoded by the exons ATGGTCCTATTCACACTCTGCGCCACTTTCTTCTGCACTTTTGTGCTGCCGCTGTCGCTCTTTCTCGCCGCAGTAAAACTGTGGGAAATTTACTGCATTAGTGGAAGGGACCGTGCCTGTGGAAGCCCCTTACCCCCGGGATCAATGGGACTGCCCTTCCTGGGAGAGACTCTTCAGCTGGTCTTGCAG AGATACAAGTTCCTGAAGATGAAAGTGCGAAAGTATGGACACATATACAAGACTCATCTTTTCGGGAGCCCCACTGTGCGGATCATGGGTGCCGAGAATGTGAAACAGATTTTATTGGGGGAGCATAAACTTGTGTCTGTGCAATGGCCCGCCTCCGTGCGGACGATACTGGGAGCCGGCTGCCTGTCCAGCCTCCACGACGCTGAACACAAGCAGAGGAAGCGA GTGATCCTGAAAGCTTTCTCCCGGGAAGCTCTGGAGAACTACATGCCTGTGATGGCGGAGGAAATCCGCGGCGGCCTGAGGCGGTGGCTGGAGAACGGCTCCTGTGTCCTCGTCTACCCCGAGATGAAGCGCCTGATGTTCGGCATCGCCACGCGGATCCTACTGGGGTTTGAACCGAGCCAGACCAACCCGCGCACACAACACGAGTTGATCGAAGCCTTCGAGGAGATGATTCGGAACCTCTTCTCGCTGCCCATCGACGTGCCCTTCAGCGGCTTATACCGG GGCCTGAAGGCGAGGAACGTCATCCACGCGAAAATCGAGGAAAACATCAGGAGAAAGGTGGCTCGGCGGGAGACTGCGGGCCAGTTCAAGGACGCGCTGCAGCTTCTGATTGAGCACTCGGAGCAGAGCGACCAGCCCATGCAGCTGCAG GAGCTGAAGGAATCTGCCACCGAGCTCCTGTTCGGAGGGCATGAGACGACAGCGAGCACGGCCACCTCGCTGGTCTCTTTCCTGGCGCTGCAGCCCGAGGTGGTACAGAAAGTCCGGCGGGAATTACAGGAGCAG GGATTACTGTGCAGCGACGTTAAAGAGAACAAACCCATCACCATTGAAGTCCTTGACCAACTTAAGTACACTGGAAGCGTCATCAAAGAAACTCTTCGACTGAGTCCCCCGGTCCCCGGCGGATTCCGCGTGGCCCTGAAGACCTTCGTCATCAAC GGATATCAGATACCAAAAGGCTGGAATGTTATTTACAGCATCTGTGACACTCACGATGTTGCAACCAACTTCTCAAATAAGGAAGAATTTAATCCTGATCGCTTCATGGAAGGTTGTCCAGAAAAAGATGCATGCAGATTCAGCTACATCCCCTTCGGCGGAGGCTCAAGGAGTTGTGTAGGTAAAGAGTTTGCCAAGATCCTCCTCAAAATCTTCACATTGGAGCTCGTCAGGAATTGTGACTGGCAGCTTTTAAATGGACCTCCAATGATGAAAACCAACCCTACAGTGTACCCTGTGGACAATCTGCCGACAAAATTTACACCATTCACCGTAAAATCTGACCTATTAACAACAAACTAG